From the genome of Holophagales bacterium:
TCGCCCCGAACGTCCGCGGCTCCTCGGGCTTCGGCAAGCGCTTCGTGAACCTCGACAACGGCGCCCTCCGAAAAGGGGCGGTGGACGACATCGCCGCCTCCGTCGACTACGTCGTGAAGGCGGGCCTGGCCGACCCGAAGCGGATCGGCATCACGGGAGGCTCCTACGGCGGCTACATGACGATGGCCGGCCTCGCCGCCTTCCCCGACCTGCTGGCCGCGGGCGCGAACCTCTTCGGGATCGTCAACTTCGCCACCTTCTTCCGCAACACCGAGCCCTGGATGGCCGCGATCTCCAGGACCGAGTACGGCGATCCCGAGACGGAAGCGGCGATGCTCCGCGACCTCTCCCCCATCCACCGCCTCGACCGTGTGAAGGCGCCGACGCTCGTCCTCCACGGCGCCAACGACACGAACTGCCCGGTCATCGAGGCCGAGCAGGTCGTCGATCACCTGAAGGCGCGCGGCGTCCCGGTGAAGTACGTCCTCTTCCCCGACGAAGGGCACGGCTGGAGGAAGATCCCGAACCGGGTCCGCTCGACGGTCGAGGTGACGCGCTGGTTCGTGAGGTACCTGAAGGAAGGAGCCTAGGGCGCCGCCTCGACGGCGCGGCCGAGGCCCGAGACGCTCTTCTGGAAGAGGCGGCTCCAGCGCGACTGGACGAGCGGGGCGAGGAGACCGACCGGGGCGCCGTGGAAGACCTCCGCGTTGACGACGAACGTTCGCTCTGGCGTCACCGGCGTGAACCTCCAGACGTGGCATGAGGTGATGCCGCCTTCGGACTTGCACCACATCACCTCGCGTCCGGCCTTCAGCCGCGTGACGAACTCCTCCGAGCGGACCGTCCCGACCGGGAAGCCGAGCGCGAGGACCTGCTCGAAGCCGCCCGCGAGACGAAACCCCGGCTCACCGGTCCAGCGCGCCCCCTCGTGGAGCGGCGTCGACCAGCGGGGCCACTCCTCGATCCGCGAGAAGACCTCCCAGACCTTCTCGACGGGGGCTCCGACGCTTCCGGAGGCAACGACGACGAGCGTCTTCCACGACTCCATCGGGACCCCGGCCGCCTCGGCGGCGGAGCGCGCCGCAGCCATCTCCGCCTCGGTCCCGGTGAAGCTCACCCTCAGCGCCGTCATGGCGAAGACGGCGGCGACGACGAGAAGGACGACGAACGCGAGCAGGCCGGCGACCCGTCGGAGGTTCCACATCCGGACGAGTGTAGCCCCGGCCGCGTGCTCCACCGGCTCGTCAAGCCGGTGGCAGCGGCTCCCGCGGCCCGGCCTCCGCCCGTGGCTTCCCGCTCCCCGCCAGGAGGACGGCGGCGACGATGGCCGCACCTCCCGCCAGCGTCATCAGGCCGATGTGCTCACCGAACGCGAGCCACCCGAGAATCGCGCCGAAGGCGATGGTGAGCGGGTTGGCGAGAGTGGCGCGCCCGGCCGGGACCCGCGCGAGGCCCTTCGTGAGGAAGAGCTGGCCCAGCTGCCCCGCGGCCGCGATGAACAGGAGCCATCCCCAGTCGACCGGGGTCGGAATCGCCGGTCCCTCGACCAGCGTACCGATGACGGCCAGCGGGATGGACGTGAGCGGGAACCAGAGGACGATCGTCTCCTCGTGCTCGGTGCGCGAGGCGTCGCGGACGGTGACGTAGGCCGCCGCCGACAGGACCGCGCCGAGAAGCCCGACGACGAGCGGCGCGAGCGGCTGCGGCGCCGTGCCTGCGCCCCCGCCCCACGGCACGAGCAGCGCCACACCCGATGCCGCGAGAAGGAAGGCGGGAAGGAACCGCTTTCCCGGCTTCTCCTTCAGGAACCACGCCGCGAGGACGGCCGTGAAGACCGGGTGCACCTGCTGGAGCAGGACGGCCGACGCGAGCGGCTGGTGCGCGACGGACCAGAAGTAGCACGAGAGGGCGAAGTGTCCGAGGGCGCCGCGCAGGACGAGAAGCCCCGGCCTCTTCGGACGCCACGAGAGTCCGCGCCTGCGGAGTAGCCAGAGCATGAAGAACGCGTTCAGGACTCCGCGGACGAGGATCACCTCCTGCGGCGGGACCCGCCCGCCGAGGAGCTTGGCTCCTGCCGCCATGACGGCGAAGAAGAACGCGGAGAAGGCCATCTCGCGCACGGGGACGCATTATCGAGTCGACTTGAACCCCGAAACGCCCTCGGCCCGTAACAGAGGCAAGAGGCCCGTCAGGCCCCGGGCCGTTGGCGCAGGCAGACGAAAGTGAATCGCTTCCGTAACCTCGTGGCGTTCGTCCTTGCGGTTTCCGCCGCTCGCGTCACCGCCCTGCTTCCCGAGCCGCCTCCTTCCTTCCGCCCGCTCTCGCTGGAGCAGGGACTCTCCCAGGCGGCCGTCCGCGCGATCACGCAGGACGAGCTCGGCTTCCTCTGGGTTGCCACTGAGGACGGTCTCAACCGCTACGACGGGTACGGGTTCACCGTCTTCCGCAACGACCCGCTCGACCCGGACAGCCTCTCCGACAACTCCATCCTCTCGCTCGCGCCGGGCCGGGGCCAGGTCCTCTGGCTCGGGACCGTCGACCGGGGCATCGCCCGTTTCGACCTGAAGACGCAGAAGTTCCGCCGATACCTTCCCGCTCCCTCGCGCCCGGACGCGCTTCCCGGCGGGCCGGTCGCTGCGCTCCTCGAGGACCGCGCCGGCCGCCTCTGGGTGGCCTCGGGTGGGGGCGGCCTGGCTCGTCTCGATCCGGGCAGCTCGTCGTTCCGCGTCTTCCGGGCCGACCCGGCCGACCCCGCGAGCGTGCCGGCGCCCTTCGTACTGGCGCTCGCCCAGGACCCCTCGGGCGCGATCTGGGCCGGAACGGCCGGACGGGGACTCGTGAAGCTCGATCCGGAGACCGGCCGCGTCCTGGCGACGTACGACCGCGACCCGGCGAACCCGGGGCTTCCCGTCAACGCGTTCGTGAACAGCCTTCTCGTCGACCGGAAGGGACGGATCTGGGCGGGCGCAGGGGCGCTCGTCCGCCTCGACCCGGCGACGGGCGAGACGCAGGTGTACCGGAACGATCCGTCGAATCCTGCGTCGTTCCCCGCCCGCCAGGCGAGGGCGCTCGCCGAAGACACGAGTGGGAGGATCTGGGTGGCGACCGAGAGGGGCGTCGTACGGTTCGACCCCGACACGGAGCTCTTCGCGTCGTTCCGGAATGCGCCCGACGACGCCGCGAGCCTCCCTTCGGACCGCACGACGACCCTCCTCGTCGATCGATCGGGACTTCTCTGGGTCGGGCTCGACGGGGCGGGAATGGCCGTGCTCGACCTCGTCCCGTCCCCCTTCCTGACGTGGCGCTACGACCCGGGACGGCGCGACGGGATGACGGCACGGATCGTCCGCGGAGTGCACGAGGCCCCGGACGGAACGCTCTGGCTGAGCCTCGCGGGAGGCGGGCTCAACGCCCTCGACCCCTCGACCGGAACCGTTCGCGCCTACCGTGCGGGAGGCCCCGGGCGCCTCTCCACCGACGACGTCTGGAACGCCGTCGTGGACGAGAATGGAATCGTATGGGCGGCGACGCTCGGGGGCGGACTGAACCGGGTCGACCCGGTAACCGGGACGGTGCGCGTCTTCCGTGGGGCGTCGGGCGAACCCGGCACGCTCTCCTCCAACGCGCTGCGGGTCCTCCTCCAGGGCCGTGACGGGGCGCTCTGGATCGGCACCGTCGGAGGCGGGGCCTGCCGCTTCGACCGCGCCACGGGCACCGCGGAGTGCTTCCGGAACGACCCCGCGGACCCGCGCTCCCTCTCGAGCGACGTCGTCAGGGCCCTGCACGAGGGTCCGACGGGAACTCTCTGGGTCGGGACGGATCGCGGCATCAACCGGCTCGACCGGACCACCGGCCGGTTTACGCGGTTCCTCGACGACCTTTCCCGTCCGGAAACGGCCGGCATCGCGCGCGTCTACGGCCTGTGCGAGGACGCGACGGGCGTTCTCTGGGCCGGGACGCCCCGTGGCCTCGTGAGGCTCGACCCGCGAAGTGGCGCCGTGCGGCGGTATCGCGAGGCCGACGGCCTTCCGAACGAGACCGTCTACTCGGTGCTGCCCGACGCCTCGGGCGCTCTCTGGATCTCGACGAATCGCGGCCTGGCGCGCGTCGTCCCGTCTCCTGACGGAGCCACCGCCTCGTTCCGGGCCTTCGACGCGCTCGACGGTCTCCAGAGCGACGAGTTCAACGGAGGGGCGTTTCACCGCGGCCCTTCGGGCACGCTCTGGTTCGGAGGAATCCTCGGCGTGACCGGCGTGAGGCCGATCGAGCTGAAAGTCGACCCGTTCGCGCCTCCGATCGCCCTGCTTTCGTTCTCGAAGCTCGGGAAGAAGCTCCCCGCTTCCGCGTGGCTTCCGTCGGGGGCCGTCGACCTCGGTCCCCGCGAGGGGTTCTTCACCGTCGAGTTCGCGGCCCTCGCATTCCGAAGCGCTGGAAAGAACCGCTACCGCTGGAAGCTGGAGGGTCTCGACGAGGACTGGGTGGCCGCGGGAGCCCGGCGCCGCGCCGACTACACGTCCGTCCCCCCGGGGAGCTACGTCTTCCGAGTGAAGGCCGCCAACAAGGACGGCGTCTGGAACGAGGAGGGCGCCCGGCTGCGCATCGTCGTGAAGCCGCCCTGGTGGAAGACGCCGGGAGCGATCGGGACGTGGCTCTTCCTGCTGGCGGCGGGAGGGGTCGTCGTATCCCGCCTCGAGAGGCGCCGCGTTCTCGGTAAAGAGCGCGAGCGCAGCCAGCTCGTCGAGGCCGAGCTGAGGGCCCACGCAGCGGAAGCCCAGGCCCGCGCGGTCCAGGCGGAGGCGACGCGCAAGACCGCAGAGCTCGAGGAGGCGCGGGCCATGCAGCTTTCCCTCCTGCCGCGCACGACTCCTCGCCTCCCCGGGCTCGAGGTCGCCGCGTTCGCCACGACGGCGACGGAGGTGGGCGGCGACACGTGGGACTGGGCCGTCGGTCCCGACGGCGCGCTCGCCCTCGTCATCGGCGACGCGACGGGACACGGTGTCAGGGCCGGTACCGTCGTCTCCGTCATGAAGGGCCTCTTTCGGGGCGACCCCTTCCCGAAGGACCTCGGTGCCTTCCTCGACCGCGCGGGCCGCGTCCTGCGCGACCTCGGCCTGCCCCGCCTTCACATGGCGCTTGCGGTTCTCGTCGTCAGGGGCGAGGAGATCACCTTCGCCTCCGCCGGCATGCCCCCGGCGTGGATCCTGCGGGCGGCGACGGGCGAGGTCGAGGAGGTGCTCGTCCCGGGAGCGCCGCTCGGGGCGCTCGTCGACACGCCGCACGCCTCCGTCTCCTTCCGGCTCGGCCCGGGAGATGCCGTCCTCCTGTCGTCCGACGGCCTGGCCGAGAGTCCGGGCCTCGACGCCGAGCCTCTGGGCTACCTGCGGGCCCGTGAGCACTTCCGCGCCACGGCACGCCTGTCCCCTGACGACGCGCTCGCGGCGATCGCACGGCACGAAGAGAAATGGCGTGGCGGGAGGCCCCGCGAGGACGACCTCACGCTCGTCCTCCTCAGGCGCGACGCCTGAGACGCACCGGAGAGCACGCCTGCAGCGCGGCGCGTGACATACTTTCGCCCCTTTGGCGCACCTCGTTCTCGCCCTGACGATCCTCACCTGGTCCTTCTCTTTCATGGCGGCCGTCCGCCTCAGGCAGGACCTCGGGCTGACGGAGGCGCTCGTCGCGCGGTTCGTCCCGGTGCTCCTGGGAGCCGGGGCGTTCCTGCTGCTGAGAAAGAAGATCAGGGTTCCCCGCGAGGCGTGGCCGAAGGTCATCGCCATGGGGCTCCTGAGCGTCCCCGCCTACAACGTCTTCTTCTTCCACGGAATGAAGACCGTTCCTTCGGGAACCGGTGCCCTCATCATCGCCCTGAACCCCGTCTTCACGGCGGTCCTGGCGCGGCTCGTCCTCGGAGAGCCCTTCGGTCGGCGGCGCGTCGGGGGGCTCCTGCTCGCCCTCGCCGGGCTCTTCGTCGTCGTCCGTTTCGGCACCGACAAGGCCGTCGACTGGCCCTACCTTTCGAGCGCCCTCCTGCTGGCCCTCGCGCCCCTGTCCTGGGCGATCTACACGGTCGTCGGGCGGACGCTTCCGCCGGGAGCCGACCCTCTCGACACGTCGTACGCGCTCCTCTTCGTCGGAAGCCTGCCGCTCCTCGTCTTCGCGCGCCCCTCGACGTTGAAGGCGCTTCTCTCGAGCCCCGGGGCGCTCGGCGCGGCGCTCTACCTCGCGGTTCCCTGCACGCTCCTGGCGTGGGTCTCGTTCCTGTGGGCGCTGAAACGTCTCCCGGCAGGCGTGGCCGCCTCGTTCGTCTTTCTCAATCCTCCCCTCGCGAACCTCTGGGCGTGGATCTTCGAGGGGACGACCTTGCGGGCACCCTTCCTCCTCGGTGCCGCGATTCTCCTCGCCGGCGTCGGGCTCATCGTCCTTCCCGGGTTTAGAAGGCGTAACCTCTCCGCGCCATGATGATGACGACGCCGCGCCCCGAGCCGGCGGCCGCGCAGCGGTATGCGCTGCTCTCCATCGCCGCCGCGATCGCCACCATCGGCATGAAGACGCTGGCGTGGAAAGTCACCGGCTCCGTCGGTCTCCTCTCCGACGCCGTCGAGTCGATCGTCAACCTCCTCGCGGCGCTCGTCGCGTTCTGGGCCCTGCGAGTCGCAGCCCAGCCGCCCGACGCCGAGCATCCCTTCGGCCACTCCAAGGCCGAGTACCTCGCCTCGGCATTCGAGGGGATCGCGATCCTCGGGGCTGCGATCGCGATCGCCATCACCGCGTGGAGGCGCATCGCCGACCCGCAGCCGCTCGACAACGTCGGGGTCGGCCTCGCGATCTCGGTGGGCGCGTCGGTCGTCAACGGCGCGGTGGCGTTCGTGCTCCTGCGCGCCGGTCGAAGGCTCGACTCCATCACGCTCCGCTCCGACGCCCACCATCTCCTGACCGACGTCTGGACCTCCGTCGGCGTTCTCGTCGGGATCCTCGTCGTGAAGCTGACGGGCTGGCTCGTCCTCGACCCGATCGTCGCCCTGGCCGTCGCCACGAACATCGTCTGGATGGCCGGGAGGATCCTGCTCGAGACGGCCCAGGGGCTCCTCGACAGGACGATTCCGGCGGCCGAGCAGAAGCAGCTGAACGACGTCCTCGCAAAGTTCCGGGGCGACGGGGTCGAGGTTCACGCGGTGCGGGCGCGCCAGGCGGGGCCGGTCCGCTTCATCGACATGCACGTCCTCGTCCCCGGGAGCTGGAGCGTTCAGCGGGGGCACGACCTCTGCGAGGGAATCGAGAGCGGGGTGAAGGCTCTCTTCCCACGGTCTTCGGTCATGACGCACCTCGAGCCGGCGGAGGACCCCTCCGCGTGGGACGACCCCGGCGCGCCCGGCGCAACCGGCTGACCGCCCGTCAAGCCCGAACCGGGTCCCGCCGGGCACGCGACTTGCTCCCTCATCTCCAGCCGTGGCCGGGCCGTGTCGACGAAGGCAGGGCGTGGCGGCGCGACTCCGTAGGAGGTGCACCAATGAAGCGTGCCGGGTTCCTCTCGCTCGCCTGCATCGCGCTCTCCGCCGGCCCCGTTCTCGCCGCCTTCCCGGCACCGGAGGATCCCCCACGCCCGGCGATGAGCCGGGGCACGTTGGAGAAGATCTTCGAGGGAGAGGTCTCGGAGTTCGCGGCCAGGCGATTCCTCACGATCACGATGGAAGGAGACGAGACCCGCACCTTCCGGCTCGACGAGAGGGACGTCGCAGCCATCGTCGACCCGGCGGTCGCGGTCGGGTCACGCGTGCGGGTGGTCGAGTCCCGGACCGCGGACGGCCAGCGGACCGTCACGGTCAGGATCGCGGGCGTGCCCGCCCCGCCCCGCTAGCCGGCAGCCCTGACGAATCGCAGCAGGAAGGGGGAGCCGCGGCTCCCGCTTCCTGCGCTCTCGGTTTCGTACGAGGCCTGCCGGACGACGGACGGAAGCTGTTCCGCGGCGAAGAAAAAGTGGAGGCGGCGTGGGGGAAACGCCGCCTCCCGGGGTGCAACGGGGGAAGGGTCCCGGGGGCCCGCTGGCGGGGATCCGGAGCCGTCTTGCGTACTCGAACCGCTCGCGACCAGCTGGCTTTGTGGGCCTGATCCCGGCGGAGAACCGGTACCGGTCCCTTTCCCACGCTCGACGTGTGGTTCGTCTTACCGACCTCGGTCTCCTTTCGCGTCGTTCCTTGCGGCTCGTCGCCGTCTCGCGAACTCCGCGCAAGTTCCTTGCCAATGAGGCGACGAGCGGAGCGTGCGGAACCTCGGCGAGCGACTGCCGGGGTTGCGAGCGCGATGCCGCCGGAAGAATGCTCCGACACGAGAGAAGATCCTTCCATGACCTTCCTGACGGGAAAGGAGCGAACGGTCCTCGGCATCGCCGCCGGGGCCCTTCTGGCGAACGCGATCCTCACGTTCGGCAATCTCCACGGACTCGTCGCCGTCCAGCGCGACCTGAACCGCTCGCACCAGGTCCTCGCGGAGCTGGCGCGGCTCGAGGGGACCCTGCATGGTGCGCAGGCCGCCCAGCGCGCCTTCCTCGCGACGGAAGGCCGCGCGTCGCTCGCGTCGCTCGAGGCGGCCCGGACCGTTCTCGGGATCCGGCTCGACAGGCTCGGAGAGCTGGTGAGGGACGACGCGGAGCAGAGGGCCCGACTCTCTTTCCTCGAACGGGCGGCACGGCGTCACCTCGACGGGCTTTCCGACGAGGCCCGCCTCTTCGCGGACGGCAGGCGCGCCGGGCAGAAGCCGGGGACCGTCGCGCTCGACGACGCACCCACGGGCCGCGCCGTGCGCTCCGCAGCGGAGGCGGTCGAAGACGCGGAGCGCCGGGCGCTCACCACGCGCGAGACGCAGGCCTTCCGGAGGCGGTTCACGGCGGTGCTCTCCGGGATCGTCTCCACGCTCCTCGGGCTCTGCCTCGTCGTCGTGGCCGTCCTCCTTCTCAGGAGGGAGCTCGAGGCGAACGCCGAGGCGGCTGCGGCGCTGGAGAAGGCGAACGCCTCGCTGCGCGACGCCGACCGGAGGAAGGACGAGTTCCTCGCCTCCCTCGCCCACGAGCTCCGCAACCCGCTCGCGGCGATGAGGAACGCCGTGGAGCTCCTCGCCGCGACCGAGGCTGCTCCGGACGACAAGGCGCCCGGGCGCCGGTCCCTCTCGCAGGCTATCCTCGCGCGCCAGCTCTCCCACCTGACACGGCTCGTGGACGACCTCCTCGACCTGGCGCGGATCGCGAGCAGCCGCATCGTCCTGCGCAAGGAGGCCGTCGCGCTCGCCGACGTCGTCGAAGCCGCGCTCGAGGCGACGCGCCCCGCGCTCGACGCGCGGCGGCACACGCTCGCGGTACGGCTCCCCGCGGAGAGCGTCCTCGTCGAGGGCGACCCCGTCCGTCTCGCTCAGGTCCTCTCGAATCTCCTCTCGAACGCCGCCAAGTACGCCCCACCGGACGGACAGATCGAGCTGGTGGTCGCCGCCGACGAGGCGGAAGCCGTCGTCCAGGTCACGGACGACGGGATCGGGCTCGCCCCGGAAGACCTCGAGCGGGTCTTCGGGCTGTTCGAGCAGGGCGCGGTCCGGCCCGACGGCGACGAGGGCCTCGGAGTCGGCCTGGCGCTCTCGAGGCGCCTCGCGCACCTCCACGGCGGAAGCCTGACGGCGACGAGCCCCGGCCCCGGCGCGGGGAGCACCTTCACGCTCCGGCTTCCCCGCGCGGTGGCGCCGCACCGCCCGACCCCCGCGCCCGAGCTCTCCCTGCCCGCCGCGGCCCCGCGCCGCGTCCTCATCGTCGAGGACAACGCCGACGGCGCACGGTCACTCGCCGAAGTCCTCTCCCTCTCGGGTCACGAGGTCCACGTCGCCAGCGACGGACTCTCGGGCGTCGACGCCGCTCTCCGCCTGCTTCCGGACGCCGTGGTCCTCGACCTCGGCCTCCCCGGAATCGATGGCTACGAGGTGGCCCGGCGCCTCCGGTCCGACCCTGCCTTAGCCGGTACCCTGCTCGTCGCGCTCTCGGGCTGGGCAGGGCGCGAGGAGCGCGCGCGCGCGATCGACGCGGGTATCGACCACCACCTCGTCAAGCCCGTCGCCGCGAGCCGCATCGCCCAGCTCCTGGCGACGGCTACGCCCCGCCCCGCGACCTGAGCTTGTTGTAGACCGTCTTCAGGGAGAGGCCGAGCATCTCGGCAGCGGCGCGCTTGTCTCCGCCGACGGCCGCGATCGTCGCGTCGATCAGCTTCTGCTCCGCCGCGCGCGCCGTGTCGCCGACACGCACGGGAACGAGAAGGGCGTCCCCCACGCCGCCCGCCCCCGGCGGCACGGGAGCCGGAGCGGCGAGGACCGCCTCGACCGCCTCCAGTGAGACCGCCGGGGAATCCGAGAGGACGTAGGCGCGGTGGACCACGTTCCGGAGCTCCCGGACGTTTCCGGGCCACGCGTGCCTGCCGAGAGCCTCGAGCGCCGCCGGCTCGATGTCCGCGATGTCGCGCCGCTCTTCCGCCTCGACCCGCGACAGGAACTCGCGCGCGAGGATCGGGACGTCGGCGAGCCGCTCGCGAAGCGGCGGGAGCCGGAGCGGGAAGACGGCGAGCCGGTAGTAGAGGTCCTCCCGGAACGTCCCGCTCGCGACCGCATCGACGACGTCGCGGTTCGAGCTCGCGACGACCCTCACGTCCACGTCGCGCTCGTCGGTCCCGCCCACGCGGCGGAACGATTTCGTCTCCAGGACCCGCAGCAGCTTCACCTGCATCTCGAGGGGCGTCTCGGTCACCTCGTCGAGGAAGAGCGTGCCACGCCGCGCGAGCTCGAACGTCCCCTCCCGTCGGCGCTCGGCCCCTGTGAAAGAGCCCTTCTCGTGCCCGAAGAGCTCGCTCTCGACCAGGCTCGGCGAGATGGCGCCGCAGTTGACGCCCACGAAGGGCCCCGAAGCCCGGCGCGAGAGCGCATGGATCGCCCGGGCCGCGACCTCCTTGCCGGTCCCGCTCTCTCCGTAGAGAAAGACCGGGGCGTCCG
Proteins encoded in this window:
- a CDS encoding response regulator — protein: MTFLTGKERTVLGIAAGALLANAILTFGNLHGLVAVQRDLNRSHQVLAELARLEGTLHGAQAAQRAFLATEGRASLASLEAARTVLGIRLDRLGELVRDDAEQRARLSFLERAARRHLDGLSDEARLFADGRRAGQKPGTVALDDAPTGRAVRSAAEAVEDAERRALTTRETQAFRRRFTAVLSGIVSTLLGLCLVVVAVLLLRRELEANAEAAAALEKANASLRDADRRKDEFLASLAHELRNPLAAMRNAVELLAATEAAPDDKAPGRRSLSQAILARQLSHLTRLVDDLLDLARIASSRIVLRKEAVALADVVEAALEATRPALDARRHTLAVRLPAESVLVEGDPVRLAQVLSNLLSNAAKYAPPDGQIELVVAADEAEAVVQVTDDGIGLAPEDLERVFGLFEQGAVRPDGDEGLGVGLALSRRLAHLHGGSLTATSPGPGAGSTFTLRLPRAVAPHRPTPAPELSLPAAAPRRVLIVEDNADGARSLAEVLSLSGHEVHVASDGLSGVDAALRLLPDAVVLDLGLPGIDGYEVARRLRSDPALAGTLLVALSGWAGREERARAIDAGIDHHLVKPVAASRIAQLLATATPRPAT
- a CDS encoding SRPBCC family protein; translated protein: MWNLRRVAGLLAFVVLLVVAAVFAMTALRVSFTGTEAEMAAARSAAEAAGVPMESWKTLVVVASGSVGAPVEKVWEVFSRIEEWPRWSTPLHEGARWTGEPGFRLAGGFEQVLALGFPVGTVRSEEFVTRLKAGREVMWCKSEGGITSCHVWRFTPVTPERTFVVNAEVFHGAPVGLLAPLVQSRWSRLFQKSVSGLGRAVEAAP
- a CDS encoding DMT family transporter, encoding MREMAFSAFFFAVMAAGAKLLGGRVPPQEVILVRGVLNAFFMLWLLRRRGLSWRPKRPGLLVLRGALGHFALSCYFWSVAHQPLASAVLLQQVHPVFTAVLAAWFLKEKPGKRFLPAFLLAASGVALLVPWGGGAGTAPQPLAPLVVGLLGAVLSAAAYVTVRDASRTEHEETIVLWFPLTSIPLAVIGTLVEGPAIPTPVDWGWLLFIAAAGQLGQLFLTKGLARVPAGRATLANPLTIAFGAILGWLAFGEHIGLMTLAGGAAIVAAVLLAGSGKPRAEAGPREPLPPA
- a CDS encoding cation transporter; amino-acid sequence: MTTPRPEPAAAQRYALLSIAAAIATIGMKTLAWKVTGSVGLLSDAVESIVNLLAALVAFWALRVAAQPPDAEHPFGHSKAEYLASAFEGIAILGAAIAIAITAWRRIADPQPLDNVGVGLAISVGASVVNGAVAFVLLRAGRRLDSITLRSDAHHLLTDVWTSVGVLVGILVVKLTGWLVLDPIVALAVATNIVWMAGRILLETAQGLLDRTIPAAEQKQLNDVLAKFRGDGVEVHAVRARQAGPVRFIDMHVLVPGSWSVQRGHDLCEGIESGVKALFPRSSVMTHLEPAEDPSAWDDPGAPGATG
- a CDS encoding sigma-54-dependent Fis family transcriptional regulator, whose translation is MRVLVVEDDPRSRRALADLLAELGHQPAEAGSVADAIAAYRDLTPDVAIVDLGLPDGNGLDLVSGAPPGTSVFVLTGQGSVRNAVDAMKAGAHDFFVKPLRPPQLRAALDHLGSRAERPAVPPGQPADVRPAEECRAGDGLGGLLGASAPMQEVLRLLTRVAVSDAPVFLYGESGTGKEVAARAIHALSRRASGPFVGVNCGAISPSLVESELFGHEKGSFTGAERRREGTFELARRGTLFLDEVTETPLEMQVKLLRVLETKSFRRVGGTDERDVDVRVVASSNRDVVDAVASGTFREDLYYRLAVFPLRLPPLRERLADVPILAREFLSRVEAEERRDIADIEPAALEALGRHAWPGNVRELRNVVHRAYVLSDSPAVSLEAVEAVLAAPAPVPPGAGGVGDALLVPVRVGDTARAAEQKLIDATIAAVGGDKRAAAEMLGLSLKTVYNKLRSRGGA
- a CDS encoding DMT family transporter; amino-acid sequence: MAHLVLALTILTWSFSFMAAVRLRQDLGLTEALVARFVPVLLGAGAFLLLRKKIRVPREAWPKVIAMGLLSVPAYNVFFFHGMKTVPSGTGALIIALNPVFTAVLARLVLGEPFGRRRVGGLLLALAGLFVVVRFGTDKAVDWPYLSSALLLALAPLSWAIYTVVGRTLPPGADPLDTSYALLFVGSLPLLVFARPSTLKALLSSPGALGAALYLAVPCTLLAWVSFLWALKRLPAGVAASFVFLNPPLANLWAWIFEGTTLRAPFLLGAAILLAGVGLIVLPGFRRRNLSAP
- a CDS encoding SpoIIE family protein phosphatase, translated to MNRFRNLVAFVLAVSAARVTALLPEPPPSFRPLSLEQGLSQAAVRAITQDELGFLWVATEDGLNRYDGYGFTVFRNDPLDPDSLSDNSILSLAPGRGQVLWLGTVDRGIARFDLKTQKFRRYLPAPSRPDALPGGPVAALLEDRAGRLWVASGGGGLARLDPGSSSFRVFRADPADPASVPAPFVLALAQDPSGAIWAGTAGRGLVKLDPETGRVLATYDRDPANPGLPVNAFVNSLLVDRKGRIWAGAGALVRLDPATGETQVYRNDPSNPASFPARQARALAEDTSGRIWVATERGVVRFDPDTELFASFRNAPDDAASLPSDRTTTLLVDRSGLLWVGLDGAGMAVLDLVPSPFLTWRYDPGRRDGMTARIVRGVHEAPDGTLWLSLAGGGLNALDPSTGTVRAYRAGGPGRLSTDDVWNAVVDENGIVWAATLGGGLNRVDPVTGTVRVFRGASGEPGTLSSNALRVLLQGRDGALWIGTVGGGACRFDRATGTAECFRNDPADPRSLSSDVVRALHEGPTGTLWVGTDRGINRLDRTTGRFTRFLDDLSRPETAGIARVYGLCEDATGVLWAGTPRGLVRLDPRSGAVRRYREADGLPNETVYSVLPDASGALWISTNRGLARVVPSPDGATASFRAFDALDGLQSDEFNGGAFHRGPSGTLWFGGILGVTGVRPIELKVDPFAPPIALLSFSKLGKKLPASAWLPSGAVDLGPREGFFTVEFAALAFRSAGKNRYRWKLEGLDEDWVAAGARRRADYTSVPPGSYVFRVKAANKDGVWNEEGARLRIVVKPPWWKTPGAIGTWLFLLAAGGVVVSRLERRRVLGKERERSQLVEAELRAHAAEAQARAVQAEATRKTAELEEARAMQLSLLPRTTPRLPGLEVAAFATTATEVGGDTWDWAVGPDGALALVIGDATGHGVRAGTVVSVMKGLFRGDPFPKDLGAFLDRAGRVLRDLGLPRLHMALAVLVVRGEEITFASAGMPPAWILRAATGEVEEVLVPGAPLGALVDTPHASVSFRLGPGDAVLLSSDGLAESPGLDAEPLGYLRAREHFRATARLSPDDALAAIARHEEKWRGGRPREDDLTLVLLRRDA